A genomic window from Micromonospora sp. WMMA1947 includes:
- a CDS encoding aerobic carbon-monoxide dehydrogenase large subunit, producing the protein MTTVHERVDTFHDNDQKPVGYGRMLRKEDPRFVRGRGRFVDDVRLPGLLHLAILRSPVAHARILSIDTSAAEASPGVKAVVTGAMLAEQGLAWMPTLSNDVQAVLATDKVRFQGQEVAFVVAEDGYAARDALELIDVEYDVLDPVVDARRALEPDAPVIRDDLEGKTDNHCFDWETGDEAATAAVFARADVVVSQDLVYPRVHPAPMETCGAIADFDAVEGKLRLWSTTQAPHAHRTLYALVAGIPEHKIQVISPDIGGGFGNKVPIYPGYVCAIVASIVTGKPVKWMEDRFENLISTGFARDYIMRGEIAATRDGRILAIRTNVLADHGAFNGTAAPVKYPAGFFGVFTGSYDIEAAYCKMTAVFTNKAPGGVAYACSFRITEAVYLVERIVDCLADELGMDPAELRLKNFIRPEQFPYTTKTGWVYDSGDYEPTMRLAMEMAGYADLRREQQEKRARGELMGIGIAFFTEAVGAGPRKNMDILGLGMADGCELRVHPTGKAVVRLSVQSQGQGHETTFAQIIAEEIGIPPDDIDVVHGDTDNTPFGLGTYGSRSTPVSGAAAALVARKVRDKARIIASGMLEVSVADLEWDKGSFRVKGDPGKSVTIQDIAMRAHGAGDLPEGIEGGLEAQICYNPSNLTYPHGAYICVVDIDPGTAQVKVRRFVAVDDCGTRINPMIIEGQVHGGLADGVGMALMEMIAFDEDGNCLGASLMDYLLPTALEVPDWETGFTVTPSPHHPIGAKGVGESATVGSPPAIVNAIVDALEPFGVRHADMPLTPSRVWDAMRGNARPPI; encoded by the coding sequence ATGACGACCGTGCACGAGCGCGTGGACACCTTCCACGACAACGACCAGAAGCCGGTGGGATACGGCCGCATGCTGCGGAAGGAGGACCCGCGGTTCGTGCGCGGCCGGGGCCGGTTCGTCGACGACGTCCGGCTGCCCGGGCTGCTGCACCTGGCCATCCTCCGCTCGCCGGTGGCGCACGCGCGGATCCTGAGCATCGACACCAGCGCCGCCGAGGCCTCCCCCGGCGTCAAGGCGGTCGTGACCGGGGCGATGCTGGCCGAGCAGGGCCTGGCCTGGATGCCGACGCTCTCCAACGACGTGCAGGCCGTGCTCGCCACCGACAAGGTGCGCTTCCAGGGTCAGGAGGTCGCGTTCGTCGTCGCCGAGGACGGGTACGCGGCGCGGGACGCGCTGGAGCTGATCGACGTCGAGTACGACGTCCTCGACCCGGTCGTCGACGCCCGCCGCGCGCTGGAGCCGGACGCCCCGGTGATCCGCGACGACCTGGAGGGCAAGACCGACAACCACTGCTTCGACTGGGAGACCGGCGACGAGGCGGCCACCGCGGCGGTGTTCGCCCGGGCCGACGTCGTGGTCAGCCAGGACCTGGTCTATCCGCGGGTGCACCCGGCGCCGATGGAGACGTGCGGGGCGATCGCCGACTTCGACGCCGTCGAGGGCAAGCTGCGCCTCTGGTCCACCACGCAGGCGCCGCACGCGCACCGCACCCTCTACGCCCTGGTGGCGGGGATCCCCGAGCACAAGATCCAGGTGATCTCGCCGGACATCGGTGGTGGCTTCGGCAACAAGGTGCCGATCTACCCGGGGTACGTCTGCGCGATCGTCGCGTCGATCGTCACCGGCAAGCCGGTGAAGTGGATGGAGGACCGCTTCGAGAACCTGATCAGCACCGGCTTCGCCCGCGACTACATCATGCGGGGTGAGATCGCGGCGACCCGCGACGGCCGGATCCTGGCCATCCGCACCAACGTCCTCGCCGACCACGGCGCCTTCAACGGCACCGCCGCACCGGTGAAGTATCCGGCCGGCTTCTTCGGGGTCTTCACCGGCAGCTACGACATCGAGGCCGCGTACTGCAAGATGACGGCGGTCTTCACCAACAAGGCACCGGGTGGCGTGGCGTACGCCTGCTCGTTCCGTATCACCGAGGCGGTCTACCTCGTCGAGCGGATCGTCGACTGCCTCGCCGACGAGCTGGGCATGGACCCGGCCGAGCTGCGGCTGAAGAACTTCATCCGCCCGGAGCAGTTCCCGTACACGACGAAGACCGGCTGGGTGTACGACTCCGGCGACTACGAGCCGACGATGCGCCTCGCGATGGAGATGGCCGGCTACGCGGACCTGCGGCGCGAGCAGCAGGAGAAGCGGGCCCGGGGCGAGTTGATGGGCATCGGGATCGCGTTCTTCACCGAGGCCGTCGGTGCCGGCCCGCGCAAGAACATGGACATCCTCGGCCTGGGCATGGCCGACGGTTGCGAGTTGCGGGTGCACCCGACCGGCAAGGCCGTGGTCCGGCTCAGCGTGCAGTCCCAGGGTCAGGGGCACGAGACGACGTTCGCGCAGATCATCGCGGAGGAGATCGGGATCCCGCCGGACGACATCGACGTGGTGCACGGCGACACCGACAACACGCCGTTCGGCCTCGGCACGTACGGCAGCAGGTCCACCCCCGTCTCCGGTGCCGCGGCGGCCCTCGTCGCCCGCAAGGTCCGCGACAAGGCCCGGATCATCGCCTCCGGCATGCTGGAGGTCTCGGTCGCCGACCTGGAGTGGGACAAGGGTTCCTTCCGGGTCAAGGGCGACCCGGGCAAGAGCGTCACGATCCAGGACATCGCGATGCGGGCGCACGGCGCCGGTGACCTGCCCGAGGGCATCGAGGGCGGGTTGGAGGCGCAGATCTGCTATAACCCGTCGAACCTGACGTATCCGCACGGGGCGTACATCTGCGTGGTCGACATCGACCCCGGCACCGCGCAGGTCAAGGTGCGGCGGTTCGTCGCCGTCGACGACTGCGGCACCCGGATCAACCCGATGATCATCGAGGGGCAGGTGCACGGCGGGCTGGCCGACGGGGTCGGCATGGCCCTGATGGAGATGATCGCGTTCGACGAGGACGGCAACTGCCTCGGCGCGTCCCTCATGGACTACCTGCTGCCGACCGCGCTGGAGGTGCCCGACTGGGAGACCGGCTTCACCGTCACCCCGTCCCCGCACCACCCGATCGGCGCGAAGGGCGTGGGCGAGTCGGCCACCGTCGGCTCCCCGCCCGCCATCGTCAACGCGATCGTCGACGCCCTCGAACCCTTCGGCGTACGGCATGCCGACATGCCGTTGACGCCGTCGCGGGTCTGGGACGCGATGCGCGGCAACGCCCGCCCGCCGATCTAG
- a CDS encoding nucleotidyltransferase family protein: MTGLVLAAGASVRLGEAKQLLPYRGRTLLDATLDLARSCAFDQLLVTLGGAADLVRERVDLTGVQVVENAEFSTGCGSSVRAATQAVDPRADGLVLLLGDQPGVRAADVRRVAAATTPLAVCRYADGLGHPFWFARDVLPELRVLHGDKAVWKLLHSGRYPVTEIPVDGPVPIDVDTRADYRRLLSGEAR, translated from the coding sequence GTGACCGGCCTGGTCCTGGCCGCCGGGGCCTCGGTGCGCCTCGGCGAGGCCAAGCAGCTGCTGCCGTACCGCGGGCGGACGCTGCTCGACGCCACCCTCGACCTGGCCCGCTCGTGCGCCTTCGACCAGTTGCTGGTGACCCTCGGCGGCGCCGCCGACCTGGTCCGGGAACGGGTGGACCTCACCGGGGTCCAGGTCGTCGAGAACGCCGAGTTCAGCACCGGCTGCGGCTCGTCGGTCCGCGCCGCGACGCAGGCGGTGGACCCGCGCGCCGACGGGCTCGTGCTCCTGCTCGGCGACCAACCAGGCGTACGGGCCGCCGACGTACGCCGGGTCGCGGCGGCGACCACCCCACTCGCGGTGTGCCGGTACGCCGACGGCCTGGGGCACCCGTTCTGGTTCGCCCGCGACGTCCTGCCGGAGCTGCGTGTCCTGCACGGCGACAAGGCGGTGTGGAAGCTGCTGCACTCCGGCCGGTACCCGGTCACGGAGATACCCGTGGACGGGCCGGTGCCGATCGACGTGGACACCCGCGCGGACTACCGGCGGCTGCTCTCGGGCGAGGCGCGGTGA
- a CDS encoding xanthine dehydrogenase family protein subunit M, translated as MQVPAPFEYERATSVDHAISLMERLGSTSRLIAGGHSLLPMMKLRLASFDYLIDINDLHDELGYIEAGPDELRIGALTRHRELLESAVLTAAFPIFADAERVIADPIVRNRGTLGGSLCQADPSEDLSAVCTALDASCVIRGPGGSERVLSMEEFHVGPYETAVDDGEILVEVRLPVRPGCGSAYEKVERRAGDWAVVSAGAAVWLDGDVISDARVGLAAVGPNTTGIPEISAALRGQTPSESLFEQAGAIAARSCEPATDQRGSAEYKRHLADELTRRTLRRAVERARS; from the coding sequence ATGCAGGTACCGGCCCCGTTCGAGTACGAGCGAGCCACCAGTGTGGACCATGCCATCAGCCTGATGGAGCGGCTGGGCAGCACGTCGCGGCTGATCGCCGGCGGGCACAGCCTGCTGCCGATGATGAAGCTGCGGCTGGCCAGTTTCGACTACCTCATCGACATCAACGATCTCCACGACGAACTCGGCTACATCGAGGCGGGTCCGGACGAGCTGCGCATCGGCGCGCTGACCCGGCATCGGGAACTGCTCGAGTCCGCCGTCCTGACGGCGGCCTTTCCGATCTTCGCCGACGCCGAACGGGTGATCGCCGATCCGATCGTGCGCAACCGGGGCACCCTCGGCGGTTCCCTCTGCCAGGCGGACCCGTCGGAGGACCTGTCCGCCGTCTGCACCGCCCTGGACGCGAGCTGCGTGATCCGCGGGCCGGGCGGCAGCGAGCGGGTGCTGTCCATGGAGGAGTTCCACGTCGGGCCGTACGAGACGGCCGTCGATGACGGAGAGATCCTGGTCGAGGTGCGGCTGCCGGTGCGGCCCGGCTGCGGCAGCGCGTACGAGAAGGTCGAGCGCCGGGCCGGCGACTGGGCTGTCGTCTCGGCCGGCGCGGCGGTGTGGCTCGACGGCGACGTGATCTCCGACGCCCGGGTCGGTCTGGCCGCGGTGGGCCCGAACACCACCGGTATTCCGGAGATCTCCGCGGCGCTGCGCGGGCAGACGCCCAGCGAGAGCCTCTTCGAGCAGGCCGGGGCGATCGCCGCGCGCAGCTGCGAGCCGGCCACCGACCAGCGGGGCAGCGCCGAATACAAGCGGCACCTGGCCGACGAGCTGACCAGACGGACCCTGCGCCGGGCCGTGGAACGGGCGAGGAGCTGA
- a CDS encoding XdhC family protein gives MRDIVDGLTAWRAAGVRFAVATVVRTWRSAPRPPGAAMAVGADGEVVGSISGGCVEGAVYELCREAIRTGQVSTETYGVGDDDAFEVGLTCGGTIEVLVQPDVVLTEPDAVFAAIRAGAPVATASAGNAQLVVWPDRVAGTLGDADLDRAVAQQAEGMLALGTTGTIQLGTRGQQRHDEVSVFVQSYLPPPRMIVFGAIDFAVAVARIGRFLGYHVTVCDARPVFATRKRFPDADDLVVQWPHTYLGSTAVDERTVLCVLTHDPKFDVPLLQVALRTPARYIGAMGSRRTHTDRLRRLREAGVDEAALARLSSPIGLDLGARTPEETAVAIAAEFVALAAGGSGRRLTDLDTPIHHH, from the coding sequence ATGCGAGACATCGTCGACGGGCTTACCGCGTGGCGTGCCGCCGGCGTCCGGTTCGCCGTCGCGACGGTCGTCCGTACCTGGAGGTCGGCGCCCAGACCGCCGGGCGCGGCCATGGCGGTGGGTGCCGACGGTGAGGTCGTCGGCAGCATCTCGGGAGGTTGCGTCGAGGGCGCCGTGTACGAGCTCTGCCGGGAGGCGATACGGACCGGCCAGGTGAGCACCGAGACCTACGGTGTCGGCGACGACGACGCCTTCGAGGTGGGCCTGACCTGCGGTGGGACCATCGAGGTGCTGGTCCAGCCGGACGTCGTGCTGACCGAGCCCGACGCGGTGTTCGCCGCGATCCGGGCCGGCGCGCCGGTGGCGACCGCGTCGGCCGGGAACGCCCAGCTGGTGGTCTGGCCCGACCGGGTGGCCGGCACCCTCGGCGACGCCGACCTGGACCGCGCGGTGGCGCAGCAGGCCGAGGGCATGCTCGCCCTCGGCACCACCGGCACCATCCAGCTCGGTACGCGCGGGCAGCAGCGGCACGACGAGGTGTCCGTCTTCGTCCAGTCGTACCTGCCCCCACCACGGATGATCGTGTTCGGCGCGATCGACTTCGCCGTCGCGGTGGCCCGGATCGGCCGCTTCCTCGGCTATCACGTCACGGTGTGCGACGCGCGTCCGGTGTTCGCCACCCGCAAGCGCTTCCCCGACGCCGACGACCTCGTCGTGCAGTGGCCGCACACGTACCTGGGGTCGACGGCCGTCGACGAACGCACCGTGCTCTGCGTCCTCACCCACGACCCGAAGTTCGACGTCCCGCTGCTCCAGGTCGCCCTGCGCACCCCGGCCCGCTACATCGGCGCGATGGGCAGCCGCCGCACCCACACCGACCGGCTGCGACGCCTGCGCGAGGCGGGTGTGGACGAGGCCGCCCTCGCCCGGCTCTCCTCACCGATCGGGCTCGACCTGGGGGCGCGGACGCCGGAGGAGACCGCCGTGGCGATCGCCGCCGAGTTCGTCGCCCTGGCCGCGGGCGGCTCCGGCCGGCGGCTGACGGACCTCGACACACCGATCCACCACCACTGA
- a CDS encoding MoxR family ATPase, producing MKDPLAVRRRLDAVDYLADDGMAMAVFLALRLGKPLLLEGEPGVGKTAAAKALARALDTTLIRLQCYEGLTPGEALYEWNYQRQLLAIRLAEARGASLTDADLFAAEFLQERPILRAVRHPGPVPPVLLIDEIDRADDEFEALLFEFLGESGITIPELGTFTATTPPVVVLTSNRSRDLHDALRRRCLYHWIEFPEPGRATEIVRRAVPGATERLIRTATAFVGDVRALGLDKAPGMAEAIDWVAALSVLGAADLAADDVVRTIGTIAKTPDDRAAVAAALGAHQERPA from the coding sequence GTGAAGGACCCCCTGGCCGTCCGGCGCCGGCTCGACGCCGTCGACTACCTCGCCGACGACGGCATGGCGATGGCCGTCTTCCTCGCGCTGCGACTGGGCAAGCCGCTGCTGCTCGAGGGCGAGCCCGGCGTCGGCAAGACCGCCGCGGCGAAGGCACTGGCGCGGGCGCTGGACACGACGCTGATCCGGCTGCAGTGCTACGAGGGCCTGACCCCCGGCGAGGCGCTGTACGAATGGAACTACCAGCGGCAGTTGCTCGCCATCCGGCTGGCCGAGGCCCGGGGCGCCTCGCTCACCGACGCCGACCTGTTCGCCGCGGAGTTCCTGCAGGAGCGGCCGATCCTGCGGGCGGTACGCCACCCGGGACCGGTGCCGCCGGTACTGCTGATCGACGAGATCGACCGGGCCGACGACGAGTTCGAGGCGCTGCTGTTCGAGTTCCTCGGCGAGTCCGGGATCACGATCCCCGAGCTGGGCACGTTCACCGCGACCACGCCGCCGGTAGTGGTGCTGACCTCCAACCGCAGCCGCGACCTGCACGACGCGCTGCGCCGCCGCTGCCTGTACCACTGGATCGAGTTCCCGGAGCCGGGCCGCGCCACCGAGATCGTCCGACGGGCCGTGCCGGGCGCGACGGAGCGGCTGATCCGCACGGCGACCGCCTTCGTCGGCGACGTACGCGCCCTCGGCCTGGACAAGGCGCCCGGCATGGCCGAGGCCATCGACTGGGTCGCCGCGCTCTCCGTGCTCGGCGCCGCCGACCTCGCCGCTGACGACGTCGTCCGGACCATCGGCACCATCGCCAAGACCCCCGACGACCGCGCCGCCGTCGCCGCCGCGCTCGGCGCACACCAGGAGAGGCCGGCATGA
- a CDS encoding (2Fe-2S)-binding protein, whose product MQVTMTVNDVEVTREIEGRLLLVHFLRDVLGLTGTHSGCDTSNCGTCVVWLDGEPVKSCTVLAAMAGGHEVRTVEGLAKGAELDPVQQGFMQCHGLQCGFCTPGMMMTARALLNRNPDPSEAEIREAISGQICRCTGYATIVRSVRWAAVHEANAAAAVTETTESAEAGEIDNAGQPAGSVA is encoded by the coding sequence ATGCAGGTCACCATGACCGTCAACGACGTCGAGGTCACCCGGGAGATCGAGGGCCGGCTGCTGCTCGTGCACTTCCTGCGTGACGTGCTGGGCCTGACCGGCACGCACTCGGGTTGCGACACCAGCAACTGCGGCACCTGCGTCGTCTGGCTCGACGGCGAACCGGTGAAGTCGTGCACCGTGCTGGCCGCGATGGCCGGCGGCCACGAGGTGCGTACCGTCGAGGGCCTGGCGAAGGGCGCGGAGCTCGACCCGGTCCAGCAGGGCTTCATGCAGTGCCATGGCCTGCAGTGCGGCTTCTGCACGCCCGGCATGATGATGACGGCCCGCGCGCTGCTGAACCGCAACCCGGACCCGAGCGAGGCGGAGATCCGCGAGGCGATCTCCGGCCAGATCTGCCGCTGTACCGGCTACGCCACCATCGTGCGCTCGGTGCGCTGGGCCGCCGTGCACGAGGCGAACGCGGCCGCCGCGGTCACCGAGACCACCGAATCAGCCGAAGCCGGCGAGATCGACAACGCCGGCCAGCCCGCCGGGAGCGTCGCATGA
- a CDS encoding DUF418 domain-containing protein — protein MADDPFGVIGVGSAVLIGTWAARRGVLTDPVAHRVLLVRAAVAGVTLAVAGGLPAGLAVTGVARGLGCSALIGLAAIRVGDRPGRAVRALVACGQRSLSCYLFQSVVFVTLLLPFTLGLGATLGSAEVTVLALGTWLVSVLLAELMCWVGAARARRGVAAPTNVWDSATMAG, from the coding sequence ATGGCTGATGACCCCTTCGGCGTCATCGGCGTGGGCAGCGCCGTGCTGATCGGCACCTGGGCCGCCCGGCGTGGGGTTCTCACCGACCCGGTCGCGCACCGCGTCCTGCTGGTCCGCGCGGCGGTCGCTGGCGTCACCCTGGCGGTGGCGGGAGGGCTGCCGGCCGGGCTCGCGGTGACCGGCGTCGCCAGGGGCCTCGGGTGCTCGGCGCTGATCGGGCTGGCGGCGATCCGCGTCGGCGACCGGCCGGGAAGGGCGGTCCGGGCGCTCGTCGCGTGCGGGCAGCGCTCGCTGTCCTGCTACCTGTTCCAGTCGGTGGTCTTCGTGACGCTGCTGCTGCCGTTCACCCTGGGGCTGGGCGCGACGCTCGGCAGCGCCGAGGTCACGGTGCTCGCCCTGGGCACGTGGCTGGTGTCGGTGCTGCTCGCCGAGCTGATGTGCTGGGTCGGGGCGGCGCGGGCCCGCCGAGGTGTTGCTGCGCCGACAAACGTGTGGGACAGCGCGACGATGGCGGGGTGA
- a CDS encoding XdhC family protein produces the protein MTTIAGRTRDLTASRAPFVHATVVRAQDPTSARPGDDAVILPDGTIEGFVGGMCAENSVRAAALDALRDGNALLLRVLPDSAPAFPDTPGARVVVNPCHSGGALEIFLRPVLPVPVLGLVGDTPISAAVATLAAFLDFEVATSGDFSGATAVVVAGLGKGEQDAIRAALDAGVGHIALVASRKRGAAVLDELTLTDAERARVRTPAGLEIGARSPQEIALSIMAEVVRALRVDGLSSSPAAPVALPQQAVDPVCGMTVLVGPDTPHVRIDGTDHWFCCPGCLDRHVAA, from the coding sequence ATGACGACGATCGCCGGCCGTACGCGGGATCTGACCGCCTCGCGCGCGCCGTTCGTGCACGCCACTGTGGTCCGGGCGCAGGACCCGACGTCGGCCCGGCCCGGCGACGACGCGGTGATCCTGCCGGACGGCACCATCGAGGGTTTCGTCGGCGGGATGTGCGCCGAGAACTCGGTGCGCGCGGCCGCCCTGGACGCCCTCCGGGACGGCAACGCGCTGCTGCTGCGGGTGCTGCCGGACAGCGCGCCCGCCTTCCCCGACACCCCGGGAGCGCGAGTCGTGGTCAACCCGTGCCACTCGGGCGGGGCGCTGGAGATCTTCCTGCGCCCGGTGCTACCGGTACCCGTGCTGGGTCTGGTGGGCGACACGCCGATCAGCGCGGCGGTGGCCACCCTCGCTGCCTTCCTCGACTTCGAGGTGGCCACGTCCGGTGACTTCTCCGGCGCGACAGCTGTCGTGGTGGCCGGCCTCGGCAAGGGCGAACAGGACGCCATCCGCGCCGCCCTGGATGCCGGCGTGGGCCACATCGCGCTGGTCGCCAGCCGAAAGCGCGGGGCGGCGGTGCTCGACGAACTGACGTTGACCGACGCCGAGCGCGCCCGGGTCCGTACTCCGGCCGGGCTGGAGATCGGGGCGCGCTCACCGCAGGAGATCGCCCTGTCGATCATGGCCGAGGTGGTGCGGGCGCTCCGCGTGGACGGCCTCTCCTCCTCCCCCGCCGCGCCCGTCGCGCTCCCCCAGCAGGCAGTCGACCCGGTGTGCGGGATGACCGTCCTGGTCGGGCCGGACACCCCGCACGTGCGGATCGACGGCACCGACCACTGGTTCTGCTGCCCCGGCTGCCTCGACCGGCACGTGGCGGCGTAG